A single window of Sphingobium sp. SCG-1 DNA harbors:
- a CDS encoding uroporphyrinogen-III synthase, which yields MQRARAAGFDAHAYPLFMTTGLPWTGPEPHLVDAVMFTSANAARLSGEQLYLYRHLPAFAVGGATAQAVAEAGFASVTSGNDGVKSLLDTIAARGHDRVLHISGRDIRTFDPKGLRVVSACVYAAVEIGNAEDLLALLTPGMALLVHSPRAGERLEALVPVTRRSDLHVVAISEAALALCGTGWASVVAARSPRDDAMLALAAGLCK from the coding sequence GTGCAAAGAGCGCGCGCGGCTGGTTTCGACGCGCACGCCTATCCCCTGTTCATGACGACCGGTCTGCCGTGGACGGGACCGGAGCCGCATCTTGTGGACGCAGTCATGTTCACAAGCGCCAATGCTGCTCGACTGAGTGGCGAGCAGCTTTATCTCTACAGGCATTTGCCTGCCTTTGCGGTGGGCGGCGCGACCGCGCAGGCCGTAGCGGAGGCGGGCTTTGCGTCCGTCACGAGCGGCAATGATGGTGTCAAGTCACTGCTCGACACGATTGCGGCGCGCGGACATGATCGTGTCCTGCATATCTCGGGTCGCGACATCCGGACGTTCGACCCCAAAGGACTGCGCGTGGTGTCGGCCTGCGTCTATGCAGCGGTCGAGATTGGCAATGCCGAAGACCTCCTTGCGCTCCTGACACCAGGCATGGCGCTGCTGGTCCACTCGCCTCGCGCGGGTGAGCGGCTGGAGGCACTCGTACCCGTAACGCGTCGATCCGATCTGCATGTCGTCGCGATCAGCGAAGCGGCGCTTGCCCTGTGCGGCACCGGATGGGCCAGCGTCGTCGCAGCGCGAAGCCCTCGTGACGACGCGATGCTGGCCCTTGCCGCCGGATTGTGCAAATGA
- the hemC gene encoding hydroxymethylbilane synthase, with amino-acid sequence MVAASPTSRLPLRLGTRGSPLALVQANMVASALCATHGWDSEAIEIVTVKTSGDRIQDRALADIGGKALWTKELDRALVDGEIDFAVHSMKDVETIRPPEITIAAMLPRADVRDKLIGAESLTELREGAVVGTSSPRRAAQVRRLRPDVTTTLFRGNVATRLAKVSAGEVDASLLAAAGLDRLGQHDIGAFIPVDVMMPAPAQGAVGVETLATNGEMSALLSAISDADTLDCVLAERALLLALGGSCHSPIGALARIEGDAIYLIAEILTAEGAERVSDTTLVQRGDLSAASALGRSLLAQASPAIRALFDGAAEASA; translated from the coding sequence ATGGTTGCAGCTTCCCCAACTTCCCGACTTCCCTTGCGCCTCGGCACGCGCGGATCGCCTTTGGCGCTGGTGCAGGCCAATATGGTGGCGTCCGCCCTCTGTGCGACCCACGGCTGGGACAGCGAGGCTATTGAGATCGTCACGGTGAAGACCAGCGGCGACCGGATTCAGGACCGGGCGCTAGCGGACATTGGTGGCAAGGCGCTGTGGACTAAGGAATTGGACCGGGCCTTGGTGGATGGGGAAATCGACTTCGCCGTCCACTCAATGAAGGATGTGGAAACGATCCGACCGCCCGAGATCACAATCGCCGCGATGTTGCCGCGCGCCGATGTGCGCGACAAGCTGATTGGCGCAGAAAGTCTCACCGAACTGCGCGAAGGCGCCGTGGTGGGAACCAGCTCTCCGCGCAGGGCCGCACAGGTGCGCCGGCTGCGCCCCGATGTGACGACGACGCTGTTTCGCGGCAACGTCGCGACGCGACTGGCGAAGGTGAGCGCGGGCGAAGTCGACGCATCACTGCTGGCGGCGGCGGGTCTGGACCGTCTGGGTCAGCATGATATCGGGGCATTTATTCCAGTAGACGTGATGATGCCCGCGCCGGCGCAGGGTGCCGTGGGTGTCGAGACCTTGGCGACAAATGGCGAGATGAGCGCGCTGTTATCTGCAATTTCGGATGCCGACACTTTGGACTGCGTGCTGGCGGAACGCGCGCTGTTGCTGGCGTTGGGCGGCAGTTGCCATTCGCCGATCGGCGCCCTGGCGCGGATCGAGGGTGACGCAATCTACCTGATCGCCGAGATCCTGACGGCTGAGGGCGCCGAGCGCGTGTCGGACACGACATTGGTGCAGCGGGGCGACCTGAGCGCCGCGTCGGCGCTGGGCCGCAGTCTGCTGGCGCAAGCCTCGCCGGCCATTCGCGCCCTGTTCGATGGTGCTGCGGAGGCTTCGGCATAA
- the tsaD gene encoding tRNA (adenosine(37)-N6)-threonylcarbamoyltransferase complex transferase subunit TsaD, translating into MTIILGLESSCDETAAALVTQDGRILAHRLATQEEAHRPFGGVVPEIAARAHVEVLTPLVEAAFADAGLTLADVDAVAATAGPGLIGGVMVGLVTGKALAHAAGKPLIAVNHLEGHALSPRLADPSLRFPYMLLLVSGGHCQLLLVRGVGNYARLATTIDDAAGEAFDKTAKLLGLGYPGGPAVEQAALRGNPKAVPLPRPLLGAAEPHFSFAGLKSAVMRAAQSGNHSVEDIAASFQQAVIDCLIDRSHRQLAAHPEISAFVVAGGVAANQAIRCALETLAASHDLRFVAPPLWLCTDNAAMIAWAGAERFGLGLTDGLDFAARPRWPLDPDAQAARGAGVKA; encoded by the coding sequence ATGACGATCATCCTTGGCCTGGAATCGAGTTGCGATGAAACCGCAGCAGCGCTGGTGACGCAGGACGGGCGCATATTGGCGCACCGGCTCGCGACACAGGAGGAGGCGCATCGCCCCTTTGGCGGGGTCGTGCCGGAGATCGCTGCGCGCGCACATGTCGAGGTGCTGACGCCGCTTGTCGAAGCCGCCTTTGCCGATGCGGGATTGACGCTCGCCGATGTGGACGCAGTCGCTGCCACGGCAGGTCCGGGGCTGATCGGTGGCGTGATGGTGGGCCTCGTCACCGGTAAGGCGCTGGCGCATGCCGCGGGCAAGCCGTTGATTGCTGTCAACCATCTGGAGGGTCATGCGCTCTCGCCGCGCCTGGCCGATCCGTCATTGCGGTTTCCCTATATGTTGCTGCTCGTCTCGGGCGGGCATTGCCAGCTTCTGCTGGTGCGGGGCGTCGGCAACTATGCGCGCCTTGCGACCACTATCGACGATGCGGCAGGCGAGGCCTTCGACAAAACGGCGAAGCTATTAGGTCTCGGCTATCCGGGTGGACCCGCCGTCGAACAGGCGGCGTTGCGCGGCAACCCAAAGGCCGTGCCGCTGCCGCGACCGTTGCTCGGCGCGGCCGAGCCGCATTTTTCGTTCGCGGGCCTCAAGAGCGCCGTCATGCGCGCTGCCCAATCCGGAAATCACAGCGTCGAGGATATCGCCGCGAGCTTTCAGCAGGCCGTGATCGACTGCCTGATCGACCGCAGCCACCGCCAGCTTGCCGCTCATCCCGAAATCAGCGCCTTCGTCGTCGCGGGCGGCGTTGCGGCGAATCAGGCGATCCGGTGTGCGCTGGAAACGCTCGCCGCGTCCCATGACCTGCGCTTCGTCGCGCCGCCGCTCTGGCTGTGTACCGACAACGCCGCGATGATCGCATGGGCTGGCGCGGAACGCTTTGGGCTCGGCCTCACCGATGGCCTCGATTTCGCCGCGCGGCCTCGCTGGCCGCTCGACCCAGATGCACAGGCGGCGCGCGGCGCAGGAGTGAAAGCATGA
- a CDS encoding NAD(P)H-dependent glycerol-3-phosphate dehydrogenase, giving the protein MKIGVIGAGAWGTALAQVAASGGETVPLWALEPEVVESVNARHENSLYLPGVTLGGHVQATGNLDDLADCDALLIVTPAQHLRTLLAQAPCENKALIICCKGIEAGTGLLMSEAAQATCPVAPVAVLSGPTFAHEVGRGLPTAVTLACEDEALGARIASRMKRPSFRPYLSRDVIGAEIGGAVKNVLAIGCGVAEGAGLGLNARAALISRGFAEMTRFGLARGAQAETLAGLSGLGDLVLTCSSTNSRNFSLGKALGEGKSASELLANRRTVAEGAFTAPVLRDVARAAGVDMPIVEAVCALLEGSRPVGDVVEALLSRPIRAESTLQ; this is encoded by the coding sequence ATGAAGATCGGCGTAATCGGCGCAGGCGCATGGGGCACGGCGCTCGCGCAAGTGGCGGCCTCTGGCGGCGAAACCGTGCCGCTGTGGGCGTTGGAGCCGGAGGTCGTAGAATCCGTCAACGCGCGGCATGAAAACAGCCTGTACCTTCCGGGCGTAACGCTCGGCGGCCATGTGCAGGCGACCGGCAACCTCGATGATCTGGCAGACTGCGATGCCTTGCTGATCGTCACTCCGGCCCAGCATCTCCGCACCCTGCTGGCGCAGGCACCGTGCGAGAACAAGGCGCTTATCATCTGCTGCAAGGGGATAGAAGCTGGCACTGGCCTGCTGATGTCAGAGGCGGCGCAAGCCACATGCCCCGTCGCGCCCGTCGCGGTGCTCTCCGGCCCTACTTTCGCGCATGAGGTGGGCCGCGGATTACCGACCGCAGTTACGCTCGCTTGCGAAGATGAGGCATTGGGCGCTCGGATCGCGAGCAGGATGAAACGCCCGTCCTTCCGTCCCTATCTATCGCGCGACGTAATAGGGGCGGAGATCGGCGGGGCGGTCAAAAATGTGCTCGCCATCGGCTGTGGCGTCGCGGAAGGCGCTGGCCTTGGCCTCAATGCTCGCGCGGCGCTCATCAGCCGGGGCTTTGCCGAAATGACCCGCTTCGGACTTGCGCGCGGCGCGCAGGCGGAAACGCTTGCGGGCCTGTCCGGCCTCGGCGATCTGGTCCTGACCTGCTCGTCCACCAATTCGCGCAACTTCTCGCTCGGCAAGGCGCTGGGCGAAGGGAAGTCCGCCTCCGAATTGCTAGCCAATCGCCGCACCGTTGCGGAAGGCGCATTCACGGCCCCGGTCCTGCGCGATGTGGCGCGCGCGGCAGGCGTCGACATGCCGATCGTCGAAGCGGTCTGTGCGTTGCTCGAAGGCAGCCGGCCCGTCGGGGATGTCGTCGAAGCGTTGCTTTCACGTCCCATTCGCGCAGAATCGACCTTGCAATAA